The Caldalkalibacillus thermarum genome window below encodes:
- the dpaA gene encoding dipicolinic acid synthetase subunit A: MLTGCQVAFIGGDARQIEVIKKCSELDATILLIGFNRLESQYPGATKVNPSPEIFEEVDALILPVVGTQDDGIVESIFSDQIIILKDEWLEALPDHCVIYTGMSTPYLEQLASKYNLKLVQLLERDDVAIYNSIPTVEGALMMAIQNTDITLHGSHCVVLGLGRVGMTLARTLHAIGAKVFVGARKKEHLARSYEMSLTPFHLQEIKQYVQHCDILFNTIPSKVVPAEVIVHLPSHALIIDLASNPGGVDFRFAEKRGIKALLAPGLPGIVAPKTAGRILANVVTQLLIEERQARGGK; this comes from the coding sequence ATGTTAACGGGATGTCAGGTTGCTTTCATCGGCGGGGATGCCCGGCAAATAGAAGTCATTAAAAAGTGCAGTGAATTGGATGCGACGATCTTGCTCATAGGTTTTAACCGGTTAGAGAGCCAGTATCCAGGGGCAACAAAAGTAAATCCTTCTCCGGAGATTTTTGAAGAGGTGGATGCCCTTATTCTTCCCGTTGTGGGTACACAAGATGATGGGATTGTGGAAAGTATTTTTTCTGATCAAATCATTATCCTGAAAGATGAATGGCTTGAGGCCTTGCCTGACCATTGTGTCATTTATACGGGCATGTCCACCCCTTATTTGGAGCAGTTGGCCTCAAAATACAACCTTAAGCTCGTTCAGCTCTTGGAACGGGATGATGTGGCCATATACAATTCTATTCCTACGGTAGAAGGGGCCTTGATGATGGCCATCCAAAACACTGACATTACTCTGCATGGGTCTCATTGTGTGGTGCTGGGATTGGGGCGCGTGGGTATGACTTTAGCCAGAACATTGCATGCCATTGGGGCCAAAGTTTTTGTCGGAGCCCGTAAAAAGGAACATTTAGCGCGCAGCTATGAAATGAGTTTAACGCCTTTCCATCTGCAGGAGATCAAACAGTATGTTCAGCACTGCGATATATTGTTTAACACGATTCCCTCCAAAGTGGTTCCGGCGGAAGTGATTGTCCATTTACCTTCTCACGCCTTAATTATTGACCTGGCGTCTAATCCTGGAGGCGTTGACTTCAGGTTTGCTGAGAAGAGAGGGATTAAGGCACTTTTAGCTCCCGGTTTGCCAGGTATCGTGGCTCCTAAAACGGCCGGACGCATATTGGCTAATGTAGTGACACAGCTGCTGATCGAAGAACGACAAGCCAGGGGGGGAAAATGA
- a CDS encoding YlmC/YmxH family sporulation protein, whose product MRLSELNSKEIIDVDNGERLGMVGQTDLVICETTGSIESLLLPSASFLGLGKKRTELVIPWRAVRKIGPEMMIVELRERGRVYD is encoded by the coding sequence ATGCGCTTAAGTGAACTGAACAGCAAAGAAATTATCGATGTGGACAATGGCGAACGTTTGGGCATGGTGGGCCAGACCGATCTTGTGATCTGTGAGACGACTGGCAGCATAGAATCGCTCTTATTACCCTCTGCTTCCTTCCTTGGCCTGGGTAAAAAACGGACGGAGCTGGTTATTCCGTGGAGGGCCGTGCGCAAGATTGGACCGGAAATGATGATTGTGGAACTCAGGGAGAGAGGAAGAGTATATGACTAG
- a CDS encoding M16 family metallopeptidase, with translation MIKTHRYASGLRLVMEKIPSVRSVSIGVWIGAGSKHETPDNNGISHFIEHMLFKGTTTRSARDIAEAFDSIGGHLNAFTSKEYTCYYAKVLDQHVEYAFDVLSDMFFNATFSEEELEKEKNVVIEELHMYEDTPDDVVHDLIAEATYKNHSLGYNILGRKEVLQKLTPEDLRRYIDQYYTPENTVIAVAGNIDENQMIRLTETYFDRFKNQHKPKKQPLPRVTSEHLLKVKDTEQAHLCIGLEGLPLGDSKLYALILLNNILGGSMSSRLFQQIREEKGLAYSVFSYHSCFQETGSLHIYAGTSVHQVEQVYELCTSILHDLAQNGVTEKELRNGKEQLKGHLMLSLESTNSRMSRIARNELLLNRHLTLDQIVAGIDAITLDDVHQLASRLFKQKHSFALVSPLEHIPDSIHPEQLLV, from the coding sequence TTGATTAAAACACATCGATATGCAAGCGGTTTGCGCCTCGTCATGGAAAAAATACCTTCGGTCCGCTCTGTATCCATCGGCGTTTGGATTGGTGCCGGATCAAAGCACGAGACGCCTGATAACAATGGCATCTCACATTTTATTGAGCATATGCTGTTTAAGGGCACTACGACCCGCAGCGCACGGGATATTGCTGAAGCTTTTGACAGCATCGGCGGCCATTTAAATGCTTTTACGTCTAAAGAATATACCTGTTATTACGCCAAGGTGCTGGATCAGCATGTTGAATATGCCTTCGATGTTTTATCTGATATGTTTTTCAATGCCACTTTCAGTGAAGAAGAGTTAGAAAAAGAGAAAAATGTGGTAATTGAGGAGCTGCACATGTATGAAGATACACCAGATGATGTGGTTCATGATCTGATTGCCGAGGCCACATACAAGAATCATTCCTTAGGCTATAACATTTTGGGGCGCAAAGAGGTCCTGCAGAAATTAACCCCGGAGGATCTCCGGCGGTATATAGACCAGTATTATACCCCCGAAAACACAGTGATCGCAGTGGCGGGGAATATTGATGAAAACCAAATGATTCGTCTTACAGAAACCTATTTTGATCGTTTTAAAAACCAACACAAACCAAAAAAACAACCCCTTCCCCGCGTTACCAGTGAGCATTTACTCAAAGTGAAAGATACAGAACAAGCGCACCTGTGCATTGGTTTAGAAGGATTGCCATTAGGTGATTCAAAACTGTATGCCCTCATCTTATTAAATAATATTTTAGGCGGTAGTATGAGTTCACGCTTGTTCCAGCAAATCAGAGAGGAGAAGGGGCTGGCTTACTCCGTATTCTCTTATCACTCCTGTTTTCAAGAAACAGGCTCACTGCATATTTATGCGGGAACATCCGTTCATCAGGTAGAACAAGTGTATGAGTTATGTACATCCATCCTCCATGATCTGGCCCAAAACGGTGTAACTGAAAAGGAATTGCGGAACGGAAAGGAACAGTTGAAAGGGCATCTGATGCTCAGTCTTGAAAGCACAAACTCCCGTATGTCACGTATTGCCCGCAATGAATTGCTCTTAAACAGACACCTCACCTTGGATCAAATCGTGGCTGGGATCGATGCGATTACACTGGACGATGTTCATCAATTGGCATCCCGGTTGTTCAAGCAGAAGCACAGCTTTGCATTGGTGAGTCCTTTGGAGCATATCCCCGACAGCATTCATCCGGAACAACTGTTAGTCTAA
- a CDS encoding polysaccharide deacetylase family protein: MSNSKTGLYFLTVMCYGLTILIVMVLINTHPVQSYIHTLKNPHVETIARSAANPKLAGQEGADEINQVPGQDVLLSEIKELSKKINEKPVNARIDRVWKAIPGYNGLEVDIDKSYHLAKQAGKVQLEHLVIKEVEPEVGLEDLPPAPIYRGNPQKPMVAFMVNVAWGTEYLPDMLDIFDDYQVKATFFLDGKWLSRNKEVAQELIKRGHELGNHAYSHPDMRRLSIAEIQEEISKTEALIQELGVNSHYFAPPAGTYDDRVVKVAREFNMHTVMWTLDTVDWKEPSPAEITARIVPYLENGALILMHPTASTVQALPNLIEGALQKELRAGTVSEVLSPERTMAIVRVE; this comes from the coding sequence ATGTCCAATTCTAAAACAGGATTGTATTTTTTGACCGTGATGTGTTATGGCCTTACCATATTGATAGTGATGGTCCTCATTAACACCCACCCTGTTCAGTCATACATACATACCTTAAAAAACCCCCATGTGGAGACGATAGCCAGGTCGGCAGCTAACCCTAAACTGGCTGGCCAAGAGGGTGCAGATGAAATAAACCAGGTTCCCGGTCAAGATGTTTTGCTTAGTGAAATAAAGGAGTTAAGCAAGAAGATTAATGAAAAACCTGTCAATGCCCGAATAGATCGCGTCTGGAAAGCGATACCAGGCTACAACGGATTAGAAGTGGACATTGATAAGTCGTATCATCTGGCGAAGCAGGCCGGGAAAGTCCAACTTGAACATCTGGTCATCAAAGAAGTGGAACCGGAGGTGGGTTTGGAAGATTTGCCACCTGCTCCAATTTACAGGGGGAATCCCCAAAAACCAATGGTTGCCTTTATGGTGAACGTAGCCTGGGGAACAGAATATTTACCGGACATGTTGGACATTTTTGATGATTATCAGGTCAAAGCAACCTTTTTCCTGGATGGTAAATGGCTTTCCCGCAATAAAGAAGTGGCTCAGGAATTGATTAAACGGGGACATGAACTTGGCAACCATGCCTATTCCCACCCTGACATGCGCAGGCTCAGTATTGCAGAGATTCAAGAGGAAATCAGCAAGACCGAGGCACTTATACAAGAATTGGGCGTAAACAGCCATTACTTTGCCCCGCCTGCTGGTACCTATGATGACCGTGTGGTGAAAGTAGCCAGGGAATTCAATATGCACACTGTGATGTGGACACTGGACACGGTGGATTGGAAAGAACCTTCTCCTGCGGAAATTACAGCACGCATTGTGCCCTATCTGGAAAATGGCGCACTGATTCTGATGCATCCGACAGCCTCAACCGTCCAAGCTTTGCCAAACTTGATCGAAGGTGCCCTGCAAAAAGAATTACGGGCCGGAACCGTATCGGAAGTGCTCAGTCCTGAGAGAACCATGGCTATTGTGAGGGTTGAATAA
- the pnp gene encoding polyribonucleotide nucleotidyltransferase, which translates to MSHDDFKVYEMEWAGKPLRFEVGKMAKQANGAILARYGDTAVLCTVTASKEPKDLDFFPLTVNYEERLYAVGKIPGGFIKREGRPSEKAVLASRLIDRPIRPLFPDGFRNEVHVISTVLSVDQDCSPEITAMIGSSLALMISDIPFAGPIAGVNVGRIGDELIINPTWQQLEKSDINLIVAGTQQGINMVEAGADEVPEEIMLEAMLRGHEEIQKLVNFQLEITKEVGKEKMEVELYEVAPEIEQAVEAFTKDRLLDVILVKEKKAREEAIQALKDETVQHISESIAEDDEEREKKLKDVEIVFDSLLKKEVRRLITVEKIRPDGRKSDEIRPISCEVGLLARTHGSGLFTRGQTQALSVCTLGALGDVQILDGLGVEESKRFMHHYNFPPFSVGEARPPRAPGRREIGHGALGERALEPVIPSEEEFPYTIRLVSEVLESNGSTSQASICASTLALMDAGVPIKAPVAGIAMGLVKEGDQITILSDIQGIEDALGDMDFKVAGTKKGVTALQMDIKIDQLSKEILVKALEQARKGRLYILDKMLAVIDQPRKELSTYAPKIKTMRISPEKIRDVIGPSGRMINQIIDETGVKIDIEQDGRLYIASPDVNMIKKAQQMIENIVRDVEVGETYLGKVKRIEKFGAFVEILPGKEGLVHISQLAEGRVNRVEDVVKIGDDILVKVTEIDEHGRVNLSRKALLKDQNRKFFSKRN; encoded by the coding sequence ATGAGTCATGACGACTTCAAAGTCTACGAAATGGAGTGGGCAGGTAAGCCGCTTCGTTTCGAAGTGGGCAAGATGGCCAAACAAGCTAATGGTGCTATTTTGGCCCGTTACGGTGACACAGCTGTCTTATGTACAGTGACTGCTTCGAAGGAGCCAAAAGACCTGGACTTTTTTCCCTTAACGGTCAATTACGAAGAGCGGCTCTATGCAGTGGGGAAAATTCCAGGTGGATTTATCAAACGGGAAGGCCGTCCCAGTGAAAAAGCGGTTTTGGCCAGCCGTTTGATTGACAGGCCAATCCGCCCTCTGTTCCCAGATGGGTTCCGCAACGAAGTGCATGTGATCAGCACAGTGTTATCTGTTGATCAGGATTGCTCACCAGAAATTACAGCGATGATTGGCTCTTCCTTGGCTTTGATGATTTCAGACATCCCCTTTGCCGGTCCTATTGCTGGTGTTAATGTCGGTCGGATAGGTGATGAATTAATTATCAACCCGACTTGGCAACAGTTGGAAAAGAGTGACATAAACCTGATTGTTGCCGGTACCCAGCAGGGCATTAACATGGTGGAGGCAGGAGCAGATGAAGTGCCTGAAGAGATCATGCTAGAAGCCATGCTAAGGGGGCACGAGGAAATTCAAAAATTGGTCAACTTCCAGCTTGAAATTACGAAAGAAGTCGGCAAAGAAAAAATGGAAGTTGAACTGTATGAAGTTGCACCCGAGATCGAACAGGCTGTTGAAGCCTTCACCAAAGACCGTCTGCTGGACGTTATCCTGGTCAAGGAGAAGAAAGCACGGGAAGAGGCGATTCAAGCCCTAAAAGATGAAACTGTACAGCACATTAGTGAAAGTATTGCTGAAGATGATGAAGAGCGGGAGAAAAAGCTGAAGGATGTTGAGATCGTATTTGACTCTCTGCTTAAAAAAGAAGTTCGCCGCCTGATCACGGTGGAGAAGATCAGGCCCGACGGACGTAAAAGTGATGAGATTAGGCCTATCTCCTGTGAGGTTGGCTTGCTGGCGCGCACGCACGGCTCGGGATTATTTACCCGCGGACAAACACAGGCACTCAGCGTCTGCACACTGGGCGCGTTGGGAGATGTCCAGATCTTGGACGGTTTAGGTGTTGAAGAATCGAAACGCTTTATGCACCATTATAACTTTCCACCGTTTAGTGTTGGGGAAGCTCGGCCACCGAGAGCTCCTGGCCGCCGGGAAATCGGTCATGGCGCGTTAGGAGAGCGAGCCTTGGAACCGGTTATTCCTTCTGAAGAAGAATTTCCATATACGATCCGCTTAGTTTCTGAAGTCTTAGAGTCCAACGGTTCCACTTCCCAAGCAAGCATTTGTGCCAGCACGTTGGCTTTAATGGACGCGGGTGTACCGATTAAAGCACCTGTTGCCGGTATCGCCATGGGTCTGGTTAAAGAAGGCGATCAGATTACCATTCTTTCAGATATTCAAGGCATTGAAGATGCCCTGGGAGATATGGACTTTAAAGTCGCTGGAACCAAAAAAGGTGTCACAGCTTTGCAGATGGACATTAAGATTGATCAATTGTCCAAGGAAATCTTGGTTAAAGCGCTGGAGCAGGCGCGCAAAGGGCGCTTGTACATTTTGGATAAAATGCTGGCTGTAATTGATCAGCCTAGAAAAGAGCTGTCAACGTATGCGCCGAAAATTAAGACAATGCGTATTTCACCGGAGAAAATACGCGATGTCATTGGACCGAGTGGCCGCATGATCAATCAAATTATTGATGAAACAGGGGTTAAGATTGATATTGAGCAGGATGGTCGTTTATACATCGCTTCGCCAGATGTGAACATGATCAAGAAGGCACAGCAAATGATTGAAAACATTGTCCGGGATGTTGAAGTTGGTGAGACCTACCTTGGCAAAGTGAAGCGGATTGAAAAGTTTGGTGCCTTTGTAGAAATTCTGCCAGGCAAGGAAGGGCTGGTTCACATTTCACAACTGGCTGAAGGGCGGGTCAACCGCGTGGAGGATGTGGTTAAGATTGGGGATGATATCCTGGTCAAAGTGACAGAAATTGATGAACATGGACGTGTCAATCTGTCTCGCAAAGCATTGCTTAAAGACCAAAACCGGAAATTTTTCAGCAAAAGAAATTGA
- the rpsO gene encoding 30S ribosomal protein S15, whose amino-acid sequence MALTQERKREIIEEFKVHENDTGSPEVQIAILTEKINYLNEHLRKHKKDHHSRRGLLKMVGQRRNLLNYLRKKDIQRYRNLIKKLGLRR is encoded by the coding sequence ATGGCATTAACACAAGAACGCAAACGGGAAATCATCGAGGAATTCAAAGTGCATGAAAATGACACAGGATCTCCGGAAGTGCAAATTGCTATCCTTACGGAAAAAATCAATTACCTGAACGAGCATTTGCGCAAACACAAAAAAGATCACCATTCACGGCGTGGTTTGTTAAAAATGGTTGGTCAGCGCCGCAACTTGTTAAACTATCTTCGCAAGAAAGACATTCAGCGTTACCGCAACCTGATTAAGAAACTTGGATTGCGCCGATAA
- a CDS encoding bifunctional riboflavin kinase/FAD synthetase: MKVYRVTHPSELKERPAPASVALGNFDGVHRGHQAVIAKAMQQAAVLGLRSAVMTFYPHPKEVLGLVQAPAYLTPLPDKLEMLAGMGLDAAYVVQFTPALSKLTPAEFIEQYIVGLNIKQVVTGFDFRFGHKGAGDIHTLARWSREKADFAFEVVSKIEQENHKISSSRIRSLLKAGEVSKVRDLLSRPYRITGLVVHGDKRGRTIGFPTANIAPAYPYVIPRYGVYAVYVVRGKHRYPGVVNVGKKPTFLQGDHPVSIEVHLLDFNGDLYGETLAIEFIDFLRSERKFESIEALRTQIESDIRRAHSILLGSTNV; this comes from the coding sequence ATGAAAGTATATCGTGTCACCCATCCGTCGGAACTGAAAGAAAGACCTGCCCCGGCAAGTGTTGCGCTTGGTAATTTTGACGGGGTGCATCGTGGTCATCAAGCCGTAATTGCTAAAGCAATGCAACAGGCGGCTGTGCTGGGTTTACGCTCAGCTGTGATGACATTTTACCCCCATCCGAAAGAGGTGCTTGGCCTGGTACAAGCTCCAGCTTACCTTACGCCCCTTCCTGATAAACTGGAGATGTTGGCCGGGATGGGGCTTGATGCAGCCTATGTGGTTCAGTTTACCCCTGCATTATCAAAGCTGACGCCTGCCGAGTTTATCGAACAGTATATTGTGGGCCTGAACATTAAGCAGGTGGTAACTGGATTCGATTTCCGCTTTGGTCATAAGGGGGCAGGCGATATCCACACCTTAGCACGGTGGAGCCGGGAAAAGGCAGATTTTGCTTTTGAAGTTGTATCCAAAATTGAACAGGAAAATCATAAAATCAGTTCTTCTCGCATTCGTTCGCTGTTAAAAGCGGGAGAGGTGTCAAAGGTTCGTGATTTATTAAGCCGCCCTTATCGCATTACAGGATTAGTGGTTCACGGAGATAAAAGGGGAAGAACAATTGGTTTTCCAACCGCCAATATTGCCCCTGCTTACCCCTACGTGATCCCAAGATATGGAGTTTACGCTGTCTATGTGGTAAGGGGGAAGCACCGTTATCCTGGCGTTGTCAATGTGGGCAAGAAACCTACTTTTCTACAGGGAGACCATCCCGTTTCGATTGAAGTGCATTTGCTTGACTTCAACGGGGACTTATACGGTGAAACATTAGCGATTGAGTTTATTGATTTTTTACGTTCAGAACGTAAATTTGAGTCCATTGAGGCCTTGCGCACCCAAATTGAAAGTGACATCCGCCGGGCACACAGCATATTATTGGGCTCGACAAATGTGTAA
- the truB gene encoding tRNA pseudouridine(55) synthase TruB — translation MGKLTGILVLNKPKGMTSHDCVLAVRKLAKTKKVGHTGTLDPEVTGVLPICLGRATKIAQFLTEKEKEYIAEVKLGYATTTEDHTGDVIEEKPVDHPPTEQAVLEALSQFMGEIEQTPPMYSAVKVKGKRLYEWAREGIEIERPSRRVVIHRLKLVRYDPVLPYPTITFKVLCSKGTYVRTLGVDIGRTLGFPAHLSSLVRTRSGPFTLAQCVTFDEIKTWSPAEWVEQLLPMDAALTNYPKVELDWDKIKRVKHGQAIRVSQRLEEDELYRVYDPYGQFTALCCGQRSSVLKPVKVFET, via the coding sequence ATGGGTAAATTAACTGGTATCCTGGTCCTGAATAAACCCAAAGGGATGACATCCCATGACTGCGTTCTCGCGGTCAGAAAACTAGCCAAAACCAAAAAAGTGGGCCATACAGGCACTTTAGATCCCGAAGTGACAGGGGTTCTGCCCATTTGCCTCGGCCGTGCCACAAAAATTGCCCAGTTTTTAACCGAAAAAGAAAAAGAATATATTGCTGAAGTCAAACTGGGCTATGCTACCACAACAGAGGACCATACAGGCGATGTGATTGAAGAGAAACCAGTGGATCACCCCCCCACTGAACAGGCTGTTTTAGAGGCGTTGAGTCAATTTATGGGGGAAATTGAACAAACTCCTCCCATGTATTCAGCTGTTAAGGTAAAAGGCAAACGTTTGTATGAGTGGGCCAGGGAGGGGATCGAAATTGAGCGGCCCAGCCGCCGGGTGGTGATTCACCGGCTGAAACTCGTCCGTTATGATCCAGTGTTGCCCTATCCCACCATCACGTTTAAAGTGCTTTGTTCCAAAGGGACTTACGTGCGCACCTTAGGGGTAGATATCGGCCGGACCTTGGGCTTTCCTGCTCACCTTTCCTCTCTTGTGCGGACCAGGAGCGGGCCCTTTACTTTAGCACAGTGTGTGACGTTTGATGAGATCAAGACATGGAGTCCGGCTGAGTGGGTCGAGCAGTTGCTTCCAATGGATGCCGCATTGACCAACTATCCGAAAGTGGAATTGGATTGGGATAAGATTAAACGGGTCAAACACGGACAGGCCATCCGGGTTAGCCAAAGGTTAGAGGAGGATGAACTGTACCGTGTGTATGACCCTTATGGTCAATTTACCGCGCTTTGTTGCGGGCAGCGATCATCTGTGTTAAAACCTGTGAAAGTCTTTGAGACATAA
- a CDS encoding DHH family phosphoesterase has translation MQSYQQALAEASRFIKTNDHFLVISHVNPDGDATGSVLAVAHLLRHLGKSFTLVNEGPSPQRFSFLKGFDGIINLAEQPVNHRFRYVIAVDVADEERFGDIGHLFAENVELLNIDHHPTNTCFGQVNVIYPEAASTTEILYDLCCLHFRQALNQDLAEALYTGLLTDTGGFRYSNTTHKVMEMAADLLKFNLEPAKIAQHSLETITMGHVRILKIALDTLTFAYEQQVALMAVSLDAIKQAQAERDDIDGLVGYPSKIAGVKVGVLLKEMKEGEVKVSLRSKDTVNVAEIAQAFGGGGHAKAAGFTYRGTLDEAKKALLAKLEEVFH, from the coding sequence ATGCAATCATACCAGCAAGCACTGGCTGAAGCGTCACGGTTTATAAAAACAAATGACCATTTTTTGGTTATTTCCCATGTCAATCCAGATGGTGATGCAACAGGATCAGTACTGGCAGTGGCCCATTTGCTCCGGCATCTGGGTAAATCATTCACTCTTGTTAATGAGGGGCCTTCCCCTCAACGCTTTTCTTTTTTAAAGGGATTTGACGGGATTATTAATTTGGCTGAACAGCCTGTAAATCATCGTTTCCGGTATGTGATTGCCGTCGATGTGGCCGATGAGGAGCGGTTTGGCGACATTGGTCATTTGTTTGCGGAAAATGTTGAGCTATTAAATATCGATCATCATCCAACGAACACCTGTTTTGGCCAAGTCAATGTGATCTATCCTGAGGCGGCATCCACCACAGAAATTTTGTATGATTTATGTTGTCTCCATTTTCGGCAAGCTCTTAATCAGGATCTGGCCGAAGCACTGTATACCGGTCTTTTAACCGATACCGGTGGCTTTCGCTACTCCAATACGACCCACAAGGTCATGGAGATGGCAGCAGATCTGTTAAAGTTTAACCTCGAGCCTGCCAAAATTGCCCAACATTCCCTAGAAACGATCACGATGGGGCATGTGAGAATTTTAAAGATAGCTTTGGATACTTTAACATTTGCCTATGAACAGCAAGTGGCGTTAATGGCTGTTTCACTTGACGCCATCAAACAGGCCCAAGCTGAGCGTGACGATATTGATGGGTTAGTGGGATACCCGAGTAAAATTGCTGGTGTAAAAGTGGGAGTATTACTTAAAGAGATGAAAGAAGGAGAGGTGAAAGTCTCTCTCCGTTCAAAGGATACGGTTAATGTGGCTGAGATTGCCCAAGCATTTGGAGGTGGCGGCCATGCCAAGGCGGCAGGTTTCACCTACAGAGGGACATTAGATGAAGCGAAAAAGGCATTGCTGGCTAAATTGGAAGAGGTGTTTCACTAG
- the rbfA gene encoding 30S ribosome-binding factor RbfA, producing the protein MREVRVQRVGEAIKKELSQIFQQELKDPRIGFVTVTDVEMSGDLQQAEVYLTVLGNEEQKEQTLEALEKAKGFIRSEIGRRVRLRHTPQLIFKFDASIEYGNRIEKLLKEINQEDKS; encoded by the coding sequence ATGCGCGAGGTGCGCGTTCAGCGTGTTGGTGAGGCGATTAAAAAAGAACTGAGCCAGATTTTTCAGCAGGAATTAAAGGATCCCCGCATTGGGTTTGTCACGGTGACTGACGTGGAGATGAGCGGTGATCTGCAACAAGCTGAGGTTTACCTGACTGTGCTCGGCAATGAGGAACAAAAGGAACAAACATTGGAAGCCTTGGAGAAAGCGAAGGGTTTTATCCGTTCTGAAATTGGCCGCCGGGTGCGTTTGCGGCACACACCCCAACTGATCTTTAAATTTGATGCATCCATTGAGTATGGCAACCGGATTGAAAAGTTGCTAAAAGAAATCAATCAAGAGGATAAAAGCTAA